Proteins encoded in a region of the Poseidonibacter antarcticus genome:
- a CDS encoding patatin-like phospholipase family protein, whose protein sequence is MNLALALGGGAARGAFHLGVLHYCEVNNIEIHAFSGSSIGSIISCSHASGVSAKEQLKIFTSKEIRKAIKFNYFKNGLLKIDTSNKIIKELLPISKIENIPKPVFVNAYDLKKRKLHYFNSGDTITLCIASSAIIPLFRPIKYKNMYLIDGGLFDNIPIKPLENKNYDILSIDLFPKEYANKILRINPIKILKRKIFTQLYENNKYSIENTDYYLASSQIRNFALYSFEEIEDCFNLGVKEAKNHFLDII, encoded by the coding sequence ATGAATTTAGCACTAGCATTAGGTGGAGGAGCAGCACGTGGAGCTTTTCACTTAGGAGTTTTACATTATTGCGAAGTAAATAATATTGAAATACATGCCTTTAGTGGCTCATCAATTGGAAGTATTATTTCATGCTCACATGCAAGTGGAGTTAGTGCAAAAGAACAATTAAAAATATTTACTTCAAAAGAAATAAGAAAAGCTATTAAATTTAATTATTTTAAAAATGGATTACTTAAGATTGACACTTCAAATAAAATTATAAAAGAGTTATTACCAATTTCAAAAATAGAAAATATTCCAAAACCAGTTTTTGTAAACGCTTATGATTTAAAAAAAAGAAAATTACACTATTTTAATAGTGGGGATACAATTACTTTATGTATAGCCTCAAGTGCAATTATTCCCTTATTTAGACCGATTAAGTACAAAAATATGTATTTAATTGATGGGGGATTATTCGATAATATCCCAATAAAACCACTGGAAAATAAAAATTATGATATTTTATCTATTGATTTATTTCCAAAAGAATATGCAAATAAGATTCTAAGAATAAATCCTATAAAGATTTTAAAAAGAAAGATTTTCACGCAACTTTATGAAAACAATAAATACTCAATTGAAAATACAGATTATTACCTTGCTAGCAGTCAGATAAGAAACTTTGCTTTATACAGTTTTGAAGAAATTGAAGATTGTTTTAATCTTGGAGTTAAAGAAGCAAAAAATCATTTTTTGGATATAATTTAA